DNA from Tripterygium wilfordii isolate XIE 37 chromosome 15, ASM1340144v1, whole genome shotgun sequence:
ACCTGAGGAGCTCTTTTTGCTCTTTTTGtggtttttgtttcattttttctgGTCGGAGGCGCTAACTGTCAACCTCGTTAGTCTCATGTGCTTAGAGACATGAAATGACTAATTTGTCCATGAACCGtttcttttttcaataaaataccataaatagattattaaagaaaattattctccttctttttgtatctccaaatttaaataaattaaatttgtaCTCATACTAAAATAATCACAATAGAatgtatacattttttttttaaataatgaaaCCGTACAAATTTCCCTTTCAAACATCTGATTAGGGTCTAAACTCTAGATGATATGTCTGCACGTACAGAATTTTCTCACATGACGACAATCTGATTAGGGTCTAAATTCTAGATGTCATGCTTGCATGTACAGAATTTTTTCACATGAAGACAAGATAAGTTGGAGTAAAACTCAGCTCTGGTCAAAAAAATATCTTATTAATCACATTATTAACATACAATAGTCATTATAAATTATGCAAAAATAATCTCCATGAGTCTCAACAAACTTCAGGGGACTAAAAGCAAATTAATTCCCAGCTACTTGTCCCAAGAAAATTGATTGCGAAGCTAACACTGGACCTGCCACCAACAGCTGTGGATCTAATTGAAAATAGGGCAAATTGCATCTTCAAAGCAACCAACAAATCGGAACATAAGAACAAGTGATCATGACAGTTGGGATCAATATTTGCCAACACATGCAGTACCCACCAGAAGTTGCTGCTAAAGGAAAGTCTATGAGAGAGATCGGTTGTTATCTTCTTCACATACTGATAATGGCCTGCAAAACAGCTCTGAAATCTCCAAAACAATCAATGACCTCAAGATATCTAATGTCAAATGCTAATGGAAGTTGACCCCAACTTTTTTTGGGACCCCACAATACCCAGAAGAGAATCTActtttactctctctttttttaaggtGGAACCCCCAATCGTTCACCGGACATTCAACTAGGTAAATCTCAGGATCACATGAAAGACCCCGCAATCCCTATAGATTAGTTGAGGTTTGGGCCAGGGCTTAGTGCAGAAAGATAATGCAAAGCGTGAACAACCCATTTTCGATAACTGGTTAGagttgttaatttttatgattcaAATCTTAGTTTATACGTTTTGGATATAATTAGGTGATTTGAACTTGGAAGCTCCGTTTAACTACACATGCAAAATCTCGGTATGTAAGGATTGGATTTCTCTATTATGTGAATTTCAATTTCCTATTGAAAttatatgctctatttagtcaGTTCAGAGGCTTTTCAATCTCAATGTGGAGGTTTGCACTACTTTTAGGTGCATCCCACCTCACAACACTAcatttttttgtgacacgtcaaacgtTTTTTGTCAGTAGAACTCACCTCATAGCAACAACTTTCTACCTcgcagcacctcacctcacctcatctcacaacactcccaaacgtttataatatatgttgagTTGTCCcacataatcaaattaggtcaattattttattttagattaatgtacaatgtaaacgttatgtgattttatattaatattattaatcatctaatataaccgtgatttagatacgtcaaacgaaCCTCACAACACcgcatcacagttttaaaagtgatgcgccaaacaacaTCACTTTTCCAACTGACCTCACAGTATCACACAGCAGTTCGAAGCATGCCCAAACGGACACAATGTCCTTAGTCCATCAGCGTCCAGCACAGGTCACGTGCCCCCTTTTGGGTCATGATAAAGTTAAGCACATTTAAGTTACTAATTGCCTCCTAACTAGATTCTTTTGACTTTACCAACCAAACCTaaacctagagagagaaactatggGCTTTTAGGATGGATATAATTAGCTGGGGGCCCATTTTCACAACCCACTACCGCTAATTTGTCTTAACTTCACAATTTTGGGACCGGTCCAAAGATGAGCCCCTTTGAAAGTTGGGAAAGAAAGCAATAAATTATAGAGATTCTTCGTTGATTTTCTTTCTCCAAATGACATAAAAACaacttgtttcttcttcttcttcttatttttttctatCGAAACAAACAGAAGAAATATTAAGTTGGGGTACTGAGAAAAGTTTCCAAAAAGCAATCACTTGCTATCATGGTCTACTAGGAAATCCATCAACACTTAGCTACCAAACAAAAAACCAGTCACATGGCATGTACAACATGATACACACCATCTCCTCTTCAGTTGCTGAGATGTTTCCACTGTTCCAAGTCCAGGTTTTTATTCTACCCTTTACTCCACTTCACTACCAATACTTTTTACTAGTCTCAAGTACACAATAAAAGCAACCAAAACTGTACCTTCCTTGGCCTTCAAGTCTTATCAGTTTGCTTCTTCTACATATAACTCAAAAGGACTTGTTGCTCAAGCCCTTCCAAACCCCAAAAAATGACCACAAAAATCCTAAGCTCCACAAACAATGGTTTTGAGAGTGAATGTAAGCAGATTCATGACTCTTGGGGCaacctaaaccaactggttcaAGTCTTGGCTAGCCGGACCAAGCACGAGCGCCGGCAAATCAAGGAGACTTATAAGGAAATGTATGGAGAAGAATTGGTGGATCTTATGCAAAGAATGGTGAGCCAGAGAGATAATCAGGCCAAGATTGCCTTGTCTATGTTCATGCTAGACCCTCATGAGAGAGATGCTATGGTAGCAAGGAAAGCACTTGAAGATACCAATTACAAGGCACTTGTTGAAATTTTTCTGGGTAGGAAATCAAGTCATATTGTGCTCATCAAACAAGCCTATCAAGCAAGGTTTAGGAGGCAACTTGACCAAGACATACTCAACATTGAACCCCCTCACTCATATCAAAAGGTAAGCTTGTTTTGGTAAAGAAATCATTTTTCCAAGCATTTTCAGTGTTAATTTTGATGGGTCTTTCACAGATTCTTGTGGCACTGTCTGCATCACACAAGGCACACCAAGCAGATGTTAGCCAACACATTGCAAAGTGTGATGCAAGAAGGCTTTATGAAACAGGGGAAGGAAGCTCTGGATCAACCATTGAAGAAAATATTGTGCTTGAGATTCTCAGTAAAAGAAGCATTCCACAGTTGAAGTTGGCATTTTGTTGCTACAAACACATCTATGGACATGACTACACAAAggtaaaacctttttttttgtcttcactCCATTGAAAACCAGATGGTTCTTGCCTtcaattttgtatttatttttgcaGTCTCTCAAGAACAGGAACTCCATTGAATTCTCAGATTCTCTAAGAATGGTTGTGAAATGCATATGTAATCCTCCCAATTACTATGCCAAGgtaaatatacatatttttcttctcaaaagtTTGAAACTTGGTTTTGTTGACTAGAAAAAGTTGAAATCTTTTTGATATACATGTTCCTCAGGCTCTGTATGGAAGCATTAAGGGGATCACAGCAACTGATAAGGATGCCTTGGTGAGGGTGATTGTGAGCAGAACAGGTTGTGTAGACATGGAAGAGATTCAAAGGGATTTCAAGAAGAAATTTGGGGTGGAATTGAGAGATGCAATCTGTGAAAATATTCCTTCTGGGGATTACAGAGACCTTCTTGTTGCCTTAGCTACAAAAGCAAGTACTTCCATTAGAGCCTCTGCAATTACTTCTGAATTTCTTTAGTGGAAAGCACCCTTTTTTTCCAGTAAAAGTCAAAGTTGCTTTCTTGAATGTACATACTAGTTTCCAAGAAGCACTAGTTTGGTGTGCTTCATGTTATTCAACCAAGAGACACAGAATAAACCCATGTTTGGTAAATGTTGTGTAcaactttctctttcttgtATTCTTAAttccaattttttctttttatgtatttttggaCAACTTTCACTTTCACatgtaaaattttctttcacatGTGAACCTTTTGAACTGCTAAATGGTGATACTCTAGGGAggttttagaagaaaaaaaaaatacttgtgTAATTTTtctataacaaattaaaaagatatttttttaaaaaaaatcatggattggGAACTTGGGATTTACCGTTAAGAGAAATTATTTCAACCAGTAGATCCAAACTTGACTAAACATCATGCGATTTACCAAAGTGCCTGAAAAGATTGAGGTAATTTCAAGGGATTGGGGAGCTTCAATTCTTAGCTacaattctctctcaaaatcatattaaatcattaattaaaatgtgttattaagtattttggtgttcataatgttagaatagatatagtagattttgaaaaaaaaaaaatacattgtaaACCTAAATTTTtaaccataaaccctaaattttaaactctaaactctaattcctaactcctaaactctaatgagtcatttaaaaaaaaaccaacaatgatttaacataatttttgggGGAATTGTACCTAAGAATTGGAACCCTCACGTCTCGTGATTCAACTACTTGAAGATTTATGCTTCCAAAGGCATTGTCTGGTAACAATAATGTATTGGGATTAAAGTTAGTGGTTGTGACAAAGAGATTCAACTGTTACCACTAATAACACTAATTAATGAGCCTTCCTTGCTATAATAcctaaagaaaatgaaagcGGAAAAATTTAAGATAAAATTTACAAGCTCAAAGAATATATCAAGGAATAATATTCCTTCACTCATGCAAAGAAAAGAACTTTTACATGTGCAACAAGATTACTCAATCAAGACACATACTCATATCAAAAAGCTTTAGAAACCCAAACAGGAATTATTCTTGGTTTTCCCCTTCTCATGAGGAAGTCCTACAGAACCAGCTTGCCCTGTTAATGGTGGTTTAGCTAGCTTTATTGCTCTATATAAAGATACATACGTATACAAAGAGATTATAAGCCCTTGTTCTCCCAATTTAaactaacagtcacacatataTTGTGATCGAGCTAATCATATAAGAatcaaattaatcaatcaatctTCAATGGCAACCAAGGCTGAAGGAGCTACCGGCAGGCAATCTTACGAGGATTTTGAACCACTCTGCAAATGGCAGAAGGATGAAGAACATGACACTCTTGAGGTCCATCTTCATGGTATTTatttcttctcctatatatctttatatttatttatttacttatgcttatatatatattgttttgcaGGTTTTAAGAAGGGTCAAATGAGAGTCCAAATCAACAATCTTGGTGTCCTAACAATCTCCGGATCACGTCCCCTGGATGAAACAAGATGGAGCAGATTCCAcaaagaaatcaaagttttgaagGATTGTAAACCAAATGAAATCCATGCCAAGTTCTCTAAAGGCATTCTCCATGTAGTGATGCCTAAGGGATCATCAGAAGATCACGCaatcacaaaaacaaatacTACTCACGACAAAGACAAGCCAAAACCAGCTCAGATGAACCCAGAAAATGTGACCAAGGAATCCATGGCTAGAGATCAGTTGAATGCGGCCGGTGCCTCGACTAGTATCAGTGGTGACATTGAGAATGATAATAGATTGGACGACAACAAGACCATGATGAACAGCTTCAAGGAAAGAATTTCACGGCTTACTAGGGGTAAGCCTATGATCGTGGGAGTGGCCGTGGTGGTGGCAGTGGCGGCGGTGGTGCTTCTAGGGATATATGTAATGAACAAATATCAAGCTCCTGACCATGTCCAAGACTAAACATGTAATTTACGTTTTTCAGGAAAATAAAAGGCTGAATTTGGTAATACTTTGCCATCTGGTCAATATTAGTATCGACTAATTACATTAATACTTTGCAATTAGTCCTATCTCACTCAAATATCAAGAATTTATTCTcattcaaaattatataaaatacaACTATTGATATTCTTAATTTTCACAAATCATTTTCCGGAAATGCTACATTGTTCACATACATTGATTTCAAAGCGAGGTTAGGCAACAAATGAAGGATAACAATAACCACGTACGATTCAATCAGTGAACTGCAGACAATTCCAATAtagatttattatattattatatattataccCATCTAACAATATTATATACTGTAATCATCTCCAAAACCTTTGCATGCATGGTCCTAACTCCTAAGTGAGCATTTTGCTTGTCTATTCCAAAGCCCCTTGCCGTCCTTGGGCAGCATTTGTTGTTAGGACTTGCCATtcccaaaccctataaatatatacatctcCTAGAGATCTTCATAATCAACAACCATTGGAGCAAGCTAGATATAATTTGACGTGAAAAATCAATGGCTTCCTCTCGCATTCTCTCCATCTTTTCGCTCGTTGCTGCCATTGTTTCAACATCCACGTTGGCTAAGGAATTCATTGTTGGTGATCAGGCTGGGTGGACGATTGGTTTCGATTACAAAAATTGGGCACAGGGAAAGAACTTCATGGTTGGAGATACATTAGGTAGAGTAActatcttcattttttttcttcatattttgtaTGCTTATTTTAGATCAATTTGGATTGAAAATTGACTAATTTAAAATGGTTTGTAATGTTGTAGTTTTTAACTATCCTGTTGGAAATCACAATGTGTTCAGAGTGAATGGAACTGGGTTCCAAAACTGTATTGTGCCCCCAGCAAATGAGGCTCTCTCTACTGGAAAAGACAAAATTTTGTTGGGAAGTTCAGGCAAAAAATGGTACATTTGTGGTGTGGGGCAGCACTGTGCTCAGGGAGGTCAAAAGCTGGCTATACAGGTGATGGGAAATACATGGGCTCCAGCTCCTTCTCCAAGTAGTGGTGTCAAAGCTACCATTTCTAAGCTTTCAGTGATGATGATATTTGCCATAGTGACTTTGGTGATCATGGTTTAATCTGGATTTTTTATTCATATAGTTTTGATGATTTGTTTAGCCAATTATTCCCAATTAACTTTGTTTCTCCTGTTGTTTATGGGGCCTGTTGTTTATGGAGTGATGACTCAATAATTCTCTTTATAAGATATTGATGATTCTGTGCTTGTGTTTAATCTGATTGTTCTATACGTAACTAACACTAGCAACAATAAAAGTGTCTgcatttaattttgttttccaaatccgaacaaaattagaaacaaaTCAGGATATTAACTTATTATGTACAGATTTAAAATGTGCAAATTTAATTATGAATATCCCACATCAGTTCAATCAGGGAGCGATGAAGGGTGTCACATATAAATAGAGTGCACACAGCAACTTATTAGATACTTACGGATGGGGTCGATGAGTGATCAAGAAGACTCATGGCCTAGGACAGTGACCTCCATTGCGCAATAGGAGGGGTGCTGCCCTAAGGTCTCCCTAATTTGGGAGAGCCTACGTCGTAATTTGTGGAAGCGGGGGCCTGCATTCGCGCGGCCTCCTACCCAAATATCAGTCTAAGATTTTTAGTATGCCAACACCATTGAGCGTGGATTGCAAACAAGGAAATGTCAAATGAAGATTATATTACAATCAAGATAACAAGAGCAGACAATTACCCTGGTGGAAGATGAGTTTTCCGGTAAGATGAGATAGTCCTTCCAGCCGGGGGGGTTCTGTTACCTCATCTGAATCATAGAAATTAGAAGAAGCTGAGGATAATTCACCACTGACAACGGAAAGACTCCCACATCCTGGTGTTTGAATGGAGAAAGGGTCAATGGACGCTTCAATTTCTGcaaacaatttgaaaaaaaaatgcaattagAAGCTTAGCAGATTCCACTCCACTTTCAACAGCTCAAGTTCATCTGCCAATGCGAAGAAAAGACAGAAAACAGACAAAAAGAAGATTAACGAACTGACCCATGTAGTTGTTGACCAGCAGATCGCACATGTGCATCAATGTATACAATCATGCATGCCCTTGTAGTGTTTGTATTGCCCAACATTAATTCAGAAAAGTATTATCAGGCTGATTATCAGCCTCCTTGAGCAGCCCAGCTCGCTCTGTCTAACAAATCAACAACATTCCCATAATGCTTAACAGCAGGAGTGACTCCCCAAGCTGGCATTGAATTGAACAATCTAACACCATCTTCTACTAATCCAACATGGTTACAAGCAGAAAGTGCAGCAAGGTATGACACAGCGTCTGGGTACACCTAAGCTTGAGCCATTTGCTTGAAAAGATCAAGTGCTTTGTAGTCATCGACATGTATTGCAAGCGCCATGATAATTGTGTTCCATGAGAcaatactcttcttgcaagtcATGGTACCAAACACGCTTTATCCACCAACCCACTTTTTGCATACGTATCAATACTGCATTGGAAAACTTGCACATTCGTATCAAAGTTTTCATCCCTTGTGAAAGAATGAATCTTTTCGCCTTCTTTCACAGCACCAAGTAGTTGCGAGCACGTGGAGAGAGGACCAAGAACAGTTCTATCATTAGGTTTCAATCCCTCCAGTCTCATTCTTTTAAATAAAGACAGCCTCAATGGGTTGATCCCCTTGAGCCAATCCAGCGATTGACACATTCCATGAGGCAATATCTCGGTTTGACATTTCGTCGAAGACCTTCTCTGTGCTATCAAGACAACCGGTTTTTGCATATACATCTAATAAGGTGGCACCTAATTGAGCATCGGCAATGAGCCCGTAACGCACCACCTGGGAGTGCAACTGGGTGGCCTCACGCAAGCTAAAACACTTCCCCAATAGTGTGGCATTCCTACAGTCATTCAGTACCCTAACTATGCAAATTCAAACTAGAAAACCCAAAGTATCCCAGAGATcccaattaaaaaagaaaaaccaattcAAAATTGTTTTCAGATAAATAACTATCAATCACAACAAAGTATGAATGATTTAACGAGAACCTTGATTTCCATACAAGGATTGACCAGATGCAGGAGTGATTTACCTGCAATCTTTCTTCTTCAGGTATTCAACTTCCCCCTGTTTTGCCGCCTCCGCTTCTCTGCTAATAAAAGGACGCACAATGCCTCTTTCCCTGGCCTGGGCCTGGGTAAGGGCCGATAGGCTATAAGCCTATAACATCTTGGGTTATTTACGGCATATTTTGACCAAGAAAAGCAAAAATGGACTGGTTTATAACTTACAAGTTGGACCAACTCCACTTCAATTCTCACAGCGAAAAAGATAAACATCCCAGAAATCCCAATTGTTACGATGTCTAGCACTGTTGTTCTCACAGTAGACAAATAGTTTACACGAATGGCTTTCTCAGAAACTATGATAACTTGCATTTTGATCAAATCAGAGTCCAAAAACCAGAATTGCACAGTTTTAAATTCCCACAGCTTACCATATTGTATGTTATGCACAAAAGGGTAATGCTTTATACAATTTTTGTTGATTCAACATGGCATAAACATTGTCATAATACAAAAAGACCCAAAATGTCAATCTTACATGTAACTTATCCCCTTCAGAAGACTTACAATAACAGGATATGGATATAGTTGTAGCATAGACTACATATAGTAATAGAATGAACATACATATATGTCAATTGAGTCTACTACTCTTCCACAAACTTCCCCCCAAATGAATCTATTTCAAGTTCTAATCAGAGAGGACGCCAAAAAAACCAAAGATTTTAACTACAGCACAGTTAATGGTAGAGAGGAATGATCAAAGCTACCACGCAAAGCTCTTCCTCTACTAGGTCTCCTCTTCACCACCACCTTCTCTACTTCCTCCCCACCGTATTTCTGAAACGAATTCACCGCTGATCCGGTGTTCACGCCACCTTCTTTGGTTGCACCGCCATGAATTAGTACTCGCGTAATCCCAACATAATGCAAAGACTCCGCAATTTGTAGTGCAGTAGCTCCCTTAGTAGTCCTGGCCTCAACATCCGCACCTTTTTTCACTAGCAACTGGATCACCTCTGCGTGACCAGACTCCACCGCGCAA
Protein-coding regions in this window:
- the LOC120017152 gene encoding annexin D8-like, with translation MTTKILSSTNNGFESECKQIHDSWGNLNQLVQVLASRTKHERRQIKETYKEMYGEELVDLMQRMVSQRDNQAKIALSMFMLDPHERDAMVARKALEDTNYKALVEIFLGRKSSHIVLIKQAYQARFRRQLDQDILNIEPPHSYQKILVALSASHKAHQADVSQHIAKCDARRLYETGEGSSGSTIEENIVLEILSKRSIPQLKLAFCCYKHIYGHDYTKSLKNRNSIEFSDSLRMVVKCICNPPNYYAKALYGSIKGITATDKDALVRVIVSRTGCVDMEEIQRDFKKKFGVELRDAICENIPSGDYRDLLVALATKASTSIRASAITSEFL
- the LOC120016535 gene encoding inactive protein RESTRICTED TEV MOVEMENT 2-like, yielding MATKAEGATGRQSYEDFEPLCKWQKDEEHDTLEVHLHGFKKGQMRVQINNLGVLTISGSRPLDETRWSRFHKEIKVLKDCKPNEIHAKFSKGILHVVMPKGSSEDHAITKTNTTHDKDKPKPAQMNPENVTKESMARDQLNAAGASTSISGDIENDNRLDDNKTMMNSFKERISRLTRGKPMIVGVAVVVAVAAVVLLGIYVMNKYQAPDHVQD
- the LOC120016536 gene encoding blue copper protein 1a-like, with the translated sequence MVCNVVVFNYPVGNHNVFRVNGTGFQNCIVPPANEALSTGKDKILLGSSGKKWYICGVGQHCAQGGQKLAIQVMGNTWAPAPSPSSGVKATISKLSVMMIFAIVTLVIMV